Genomic DNA from Schistocerca americana isolate TAMUIC-IGC-003095 chromosome 6, iqSchAmer2.1, whole genome shotgun sequence:
TCCCATTTCTCCTTCGTGGCTCATCGGACAAAGAGAGGGTTTCCTGTGGCACTAAATACCGTTAGAAGGACACTGCAGTTACGAGAGTTACTTATAAACCttcaattatcacctcgaaaaaatttaTTTGCATTATTATCCTTCTCGTTTATTTGCAGGAGCACATCTGCAGCTTTGGTATTCATTGAAATCTTGTGCGCGATgtgatccttaacagataggattgacggagcacatagaaaaagtccaatgaagggcagctcgctttggcTTAtcctgaaataggggagagagtatcacagatacGGTAAACGATTTGGGATGGCAGTTATtcaaacaaaggagtttttcattgcggcgatacCTTTTCACAGAATTTCAATCTCAAACTCTCCCCTCAACTTGAAAATATTTTAGAGAAATATTATGATGATAGTTCgtagaaccctttgccaggcacttaatttaattttgaattgcatcatatagatgtagatatagatatagatgtagatgtagatatagatgtagatatagatacagatgtagatgacaAAAGTCGCCATCCGTGGGTGCCACGACTGCCCACTCACATTAAGAAAGCCCTCCGAACCGAAGAAGCAGCTGGGAGTGTCACTATGACCGTGACGTGAAGGAGCAAATCAAACTGTTAAATCTTGTAGATTCACCACCGCCGAAAAGTTACAAAAGGCTGTCCTCATGGGAACATACCATCTAGATCTTCTGCAACGTCACTGCACTTTATCAAGCAGTATCTTAGGAAGGTGTCCAAGCGAGGGTTTTTGCTTCACGACAACGCTCCTGGTCATTCGGCACAAGACGCAGTCAGAGACGCTGCCTCCTTGGGCTGCCAAATTTGAGTTGCCTGCCGTATTCTCTTGTCACGGCACCCATGAGTTTCCCTCCTTCCCTCATGAAGAAACCGCCGCGTGGTAGCCATTCCTAGAAATACGACGAGGTGGTGTTTGATGTGGAACGATCTCTGTACAGCCGAAATGCAGAATTCGACAATCAAGGTCTCCACTGAGTCATCCACAATAGGGAAAAATGTGTCCCATGGAAGGGTGAATATTAGCGAAAGACCAAAACGTTCACCAAGTATCAAGATCGCAACTTGCTTTTGGCACTTTAATAGTTAAAGCATTATGATCAGCGCtgatactctgctacccgagtagcttcCCGTGTGCGCATATCCAGGAAGAACCCTACAATTCCACATCCTACAACGCAGATGGAGTAGTCTACATCAAACATCGGACAACGTCAGAATTTCTAAGGAACCACTGGTTTAAATTTTCTgaccagtttcaaatcatagggttCCGTGAACGATGACATACATTACGAACTGTGCGTGCGTTTGTAATGTAATCCACAACCGATTATCAATTATTGAAGTAAAGAATATTGCGACTACCTGCAACAATCTCTGTGGCTCTAATTTAAATTTATATCAAGTGAATTTCTTTTGTCAATAGGAAAATCTTTTGCAGACAATATAGCTTGGTATACTTATTTTATTTCACAaagaccggtttcaacagactctTGTTGTCATCATCATGCCTAGAATTTAGCAGAAGTAACCTCGTAACAAAGAGAATCGTACAAACCTGTACGTCAGTGATATGTTCATGAGCATTGGTTTACATACATTCCGAAAATTTTAATTAACATGCATACGTGCCACCAATACAACGAGAACACTTTCAACTCATAGGAAACGACAGCACGTTGtctgatgaaacacacagaaaacgACATATAAAATAACCATTTCAGCAACTGTGTTCCAGTAATGAAGGTTAACAAATTGCAGTCGAATGTTAGCTCACTATCTGTGTAGATTCTACTGAAAAGGGCTAATTACGATGATGACTACAATTATTTCTGTTCTGTTTAGCCCTACACTGAAATTATTGGCGGATATCAATCTTAACCGACTTTTAGATACAGCAAGCAGATGTCTCCGTCAAAGTGcacgtagcacacacacacacacacacacacacacacacacacacacacaacacacacacacacacaacagatttttctgatgtttctttTATCAATCTACCTATTTTCAACATCTTATCGGATTGGATTTTCATACTAGCTATCGACAGACAACTGGGAAACTTCGGCTGAAACAGTAGACACAACCGGGTGAAACTCACTAAAGCCCCTATTCTACACAGCCCCTCCTCCTGAAACATAAGACTGAGGGCGTCAGCGACTTGGTTGTCACAtccttctatgtttcgaacctccaAATGAAACGTGAAGATGCGGACCGCCTACCTGGAAATCGTATCAGTTTTCCTGGGTTGAGCCAACACCGAACTTAGGGCCTGATTGCCCGCCTCGACATCAAACTCCCTATGCTTAAGATAGAACTGAAACTTCTCTAAGGCGAGAAGTACAGCCAGCGCCTCGCACTCATAAACGGAGTAATTCACCTCAGGACCAGACAACTTCTCACCCAGACAAATTTCTTCCGCTTCCTACGTAGTTTACTCAGGGGATCGACCAATTAGGCAAAACCAAGGACAAAACTGGGAAAATAATTTGCCAGCCCAATAAATATGGCAATCTCCTCCCTACTTCGAGACTGAGGAAATATCTTCAACACCTCAATTCGTTCCTGATCAATCCTAAGGCCCTCCCCGGAAATTAAATGGCTCCGAAAGGACACTTATTTCTTAGCAAGTCTAATCTTGAATCTAATCTTGGACGGCTTAACAGTCACCCCGGCATCCCAAATTTTCGAGAGGACTTCCCAAAAATGAGAAATATTACCCTGAAACAACTGACCATTGGTGACATCATCATCAAGTTAATTAAAGACACAAGTAAACCATACAATGCTCGGCTTCAGACGTACCTTCTTAGAAATTACTTCCACAAATTTTAGCTCATGTTTGCTACCAGTCGACTTTTCTTACATGTCCTAGTCTACTCttcacgtcctccttgctccgttcgtcacttCTAAACTTAgactacttcgtgatcatcagtttcCAAAAAGTTAGTATCTGGCTATTTTaatttctgctgcatctcattacatttgtcttcttcccgctttactctcaatctatattctgtactctcaGTCTGTAATCTGTACTCTATATTCTATACTATATATTTTGTACTATATATTTTGtactctaattcttcttcacattcactgtagATGGCAATATCACCAGCTagtcttatcatcgatatcctgtCGCCCTTTTATTATGTGGAATTGTTTGCTACGCTGAGACCAACTGATCAGACGAGATGACGTCATGGCAAGAAATTCACAACGTGCTATGCTCTACAAGTATACTTCTTACTATTGGTCATATGTATCAAGCAGATGGGAGGGGGCAAGATGTCCTCGACGCTCTCTTTTTATTAGATAGGTAagagaaagaaaattttcagttaGATTCCAGAGCTCATAGCAACACGGGGAAATAAACTCGTCGACGTAGCTTCAAAGAACGCTTGATTCCGTTGACATGCTCGCTGCTCTGTATCCCTGCTGGTAATCAGCTCTTATGGGGCCCTGAAAGGCAATGTGTTGTTGGCTCAGTGGAAGCAATTAAGGAACAGTAATATTTTAGTGAGGTGACTTTCTGCAGCCTTCAGGGACTTAAACTGAGGAACATTAGGCTGCTGTCAATAAGACCTCACTCTGACTACAACGAGCTGAAGAAGTAGCCCTTGCAAGGCACAGAAGGGAACATTGGCCATTAGCATATGCTTTTCTCTTACGGCAGGAAGAACCATCAATGTGTCAGAGATGTGGAACACGTTATGTCGATACGGTATCTTTCCACCACTggtcagtaaaattgctacaccacgaaggtgacgtgctacagacgcgaaatttaaccgacaggaagaatatgctgtgatatgcgaatgattagcttttcagagcattcacacaaggttggcgccggtggcgacaaatacaacgtgctgacatgaggaaagtttccagcccatttctcatacacaaacagcagttgaccggcgttgcctgatgaaacgttgttgtgatgcctcgtgtaaggaggagaaatgcgtaccatcacgtttccgactttgataaaggtcggattgtagcatatcgcgattgcggtttatcgtatcgagacatttctgctcgcgttggtcgatatccaatgactgttagcagaatatggaatcggtgggtccagaagggtaatacggaactccgtgctggactccaacggcctcgtatcactagcagtcgagatgacaggcatctcatccacatggctgtaacggatcttgtagccacgtctcgatccctgagtcaatagatggggacgtttgcaagacaacaaccatctgcaagaacagttcgacgacgtttgcagtagcatggactatcagctcggagaccatggctgcgtttacccttgacgctgcatcacaggcaagagcgcctgcgatgatgtactcaacaacgaacttgggtgcacgaatgtcaaaatctcaTTGTtccggatgcatccaggttctgcttacagcatcctgatggtcgcatccgtttttggcgacatcgcggtgaacgcacattgcaggcgtgtattcgtcatcgccatactggcgtatcacccggcgtaatggtgtggcctaccactggttacacgtctcggtcacctcttgttcgcattgacggcacttcgaacagtggacgttacatttcagatgtgttacgacccgtggctctacccttcattcgatccctgcgaaaccctacatttcagcaggataatgcacgaccgatgttgcaggtcctgtacgggcctttctggacacagaaaatgttcgactgctgctctggccagcacattctccagatctctcaccaatttggtCAATGGTGGtggagcaactgtctcgtcacaatacgccagtcactactcttgatgaactgtggtatcgtgttgaagctgcatgggcagctgtacctgtacactccatccaagctctgtttgactcaattcccaggcgtaacaagccgttattacggccagaggtggttgttctggatattgttttctcagtatctatgcacccaaattgcgtgaaaatgtaatcacatgtcagtttagtataatatatttgtccaatgaatacccgttattatctgcatttcttcttggtttagtaattttaatggccagtagtgtatatttccgaTGTGCGTGAGGCTAATGTGGCTACGTCattgccaaatgcgtccaaataCGACCAACTTGCTGTTATAGTTTTCGTTGCTGCTGAAGGAGAAACACTGGTAGACTTCCATCGGACAATGAAGAATGTGTAAGGGGCAAGACACCTGTTTACAACCACCGTTAAGGAATGGTGCGCCAAAGGCAGTTAGTGTGTCATCGTAACGCACGTCCTCACATCGCAAACTTCATAACGCTGATATTACGCCAACTGAAGTGGGACACACGAAAACACCCGTCCTGTAATCCTAATGTCTTCCCATGCGATTATAATGCGTATGGTCCCTTAAAAGTCGTTCAAGGGTTGGCGAGTCTTGTCGAATAAAGAGGCAGCACTGACTTCtttacgcagcaggacacggtgcttTACAAAATGGGTAGCGTCAGCCTGATATGCAGGTGGGGTAATTGCCTCTGTTCTCACCGATATTTTGCTTACTTGGCACACCGATTCTCGATTGTACGGGTTTCGAACAAAAACTTTTTATACCCACTGTAAAGCTTGTGTGATATATATTAATAAGCCTGCAAGGAAATTGGTTGATTTTTAGTTTGTTAGAAGAACAAGACACATATATTCAAAGGAAATTCCGTGTTTTTATTTGAGCTTTTAAATAGTTTGCACAATATGTTACAGCTTAACGGCTGCTGCGATGTATTTACAGACAAGACGGGACGGTGCTCCTCAGTACTGGTAGCTGGCGTGTGACGTGGTGACGGCGGTGTGCGAGCTCTTGAGTGGCGCGCCATACAGCGCGGCTGGGGGCGGTGGGGCGGCCTTGGCGGGGGCAGCGACTACTGCGGGGGCGGCGAACAGTGCGGGAGCCTTGGCGATGACGAccgcgggggcggcggggggcgGCAGAGGCGCCAACCGCGGCAGGGCGGCGGGCAGCGGCACCAGGCGGCCTGCAACACCACAACCACGGCGGATGTAAGACAAATGCGCGAAATGAGGCCGTTTTGACCTCCCTAAGACGCCGGCGACCTATGTATCGGATTAGATAACAAAAGTTTATGTCTTGGTTATATGTCAAATTATTGAAATCGCTAACCGATTTCGGCTTTGCAGCCATCACCAGTCTCTTGTAATCGAGTCGAAACCGGTTATCAGTTTTAGTGAAGTAACATGTGACCAAGAGAAAGACATGAAAGTAAAGATAATCATGGAATCGTCGGATGTCAGAAAAACTTGGCAGACACGCTAATGCGTCAATGCAAACCGATTCGGAAACGATTAAAGCTGAAAAaattaccagaggttgaaaataccgcatcagttgtaaatttattttatgatCACGACCTGTTTCGGGCTCACATAAGTCCATCCTCAGGCGTCGCAagtgtgctgtggcccccgagcgccgcgATGGACGTGTACTAGGCGGGGTGTGGTACCTATTCTGTGCTACCTCCCTGTTCTGCTGCgctcgtaggtagcacaccgcgcctacTACACGTCCATCGCGGCGCTCGGAGGCCACAGCACacttgcgacacctgaggatgggtgtATGACAGCCCGAAATAGGTCGTgatcataaaagaaatttacaactgatgcGGTATTTtaaacctctggtataatgctcagttgcggatgttcctccaacagaaTTGGTtgaatgaaaaaaattagttccaattttggccactaggtgaaaatctggtgctgtacagcatCTGGTCTACGTctttggtgctcatattgaacaaattgtgtaaccgGCACTATCAACAGCTtgcctttctcacttatttgactTTTACTGACCACATTCCTTTCCTAATCCATTACTTGAGTTCAGCACCTTAACACTCCCATTTGCATGCTACCTGCAGTGTCTACTATTGCTATAAAAAGAGACAATTCGTAGTTTGGTGAAGACTTTCTCACAATTCATCTGACTGAAAAAATAATTATGATGTGTTAAACGGTTTTGGCGGTATTTGATCTGAAGGTCTATAGAGTGGTCGGAAACAGTCTAGatagcttgtaagggtgttacaggatATTATGTACAGAGAAATAATTGTTCTGAATAAAAGTCGATACATTGCACTGTTTCAAAGTTAATTAGCATTTGATCTCGGCAATGTGATCGTTGCGATCTCGAATACAAGAGGCCCACCAGATGCAAccagcgtcagttgttctcatagagaAGATCATAGCAGACGCGACTGCTCAGCCTCTGGCTCCGGTTCGATCCGTAATACCGTTCCATTCCAGATTTTGTgttctctcttgttcggttttagaaaaccaatGGGAAAacagagcgaggtggagcagtggctagcacactggactcgcattcgggaggacgacggttcaatcccgcgtccggtcatcctgatttaggttttccgtgatttccctgaatcgctccaggcaaatgccgccatggttcctttgaaagggcacggccgacttccttccccatccttccataatccgatgagaccgatgacctcgctgtctggtctcgttccccaaagaacccaacccaacccaacgggAAATACGTTTGACGACAGGGTCTACGGCGGGTTGCCTGAATTTGCGCTCGAAACGGCCGGATTGGCTAACTCTGATGCTAAGTAACTGAGAAAGAGGGCAAATTATCGAATTATTTTCTTAGTAACTATTTCTCAGTATAAACTACGCTGCAACACGGTTACAAACTTTCCATACTGTATCCGGCCACCGTGTACGTGTATACTAAACAATAAGGGTCCCCTAACGCTTTGCTAAGGTATGTATTAAGTTCACTCTGCGTGTGAAAgtgatcctgaagaagatcccagcagactgTTCGAAACGTCGATCGTTcaaaagaaatatgacgcggccgaACCACCCCAAAGATTTCAAGGTCATTGGTTTGATATTCTTTAGCATGTTATTTCGTTCATTAGGTGACCGTACATCTCAGCTACTACGGCTACACTGAAGTGGTACTGACCGGGCAGGGGCGCGGGTACAGCGACCCTGGCGGGCGCGGGAGGCGGTGGTGCGCCGCCGGAGCGGGAGACGACGGCGTTGAAGCCGGCGCCGGGCGCGGCCGAGTACTGCACGGTGCGGACGGCGCCGTCCGGCTCGACGACGCTGTAGCTGCCCTGCACGGCGTCGCCGCTGCggctctcctgctgctgcttggcgtCGCCCGTCAGCGCGTCGCTCACGCTGTAGCTGAAGCTGTACTGCGGGTTCGGGTCGTAGTCCGCATCAGCCCTGGCCGCCGCCAGCGCTCCTGTCGGCAACGGCGGTGGTTATTCGATGCCATTCACTGCACGTGCCGGTAATCAACTACCGCTGTTGTTGCTGCCGAAGTGCATGTTGACCAGCCCTCCAGAACACAACAGCGGATCAAAAAAATAACTATTACAAGGAGGGAAGGAAGCTGAGCCTGTGACGTACTTCGCTATAATTGAGCACTTTATGCACTGACTGACAAAAGACTGTTGCAGTCGCAaatggaggaggaaacgaaatggaactgTACGGGATAAGCTTCTCAAATAATTGAGATTAGctactttcgctcttcgtataactgctaatcttggaaaca
This window encodes:
- the LOC124619749 gene encoding cuticle protein 7-like — translated: MASQAVLLCVCVAVGVASAGFLGSPAVSYSAAPAVHAAPALPGALAAARADADYDPNPQYSFSYSVSDALTGDAKQQQESRSGDAVQGSYSVVEPDGAVRTVQYSAAPGAGFNAVVSRSGGAPPPPAPARVAVPAPLPGRLVPLPAALPRLAPLPPPAAPAVVIAKAPALFAAPAVVAAPAKAAPPPPAALYGAPLKSSHTAVTTSHASYQY